One genomic region from Chthonomonas calidirosea T49 encodes:
- a CDS encoding bifunctional riboflavin kinase/FAD synthetase encodes MILYEGLHKIPAPFSATTVAIGTFDGVHVGHQAIIRTAVENAHTHGRPALVFTFDRHPAELLRPTEAPPYITTPNQRNRLIEQLGVDILVIAHFDTALANLSHEEFVDRILVGLCGAKAIVEGRDFCFGKGRAGNLAYLLGVQARYGFEVHAVDPVIVNGVPASSTRARECLRSGDIAEAEAVLGHPFWLEGRVVQGQRLGRKLGYPTANLEPTYRQVVPADGIYAVWVSQDGGLWPGVCSIGERPTIEGAGRAIEVYLFDFEGDLYDRILEVRFVQRLRGEERFDSLEALQSQMACDVAAARQVLMGMPNPSSAS; translated from the coding sequence ATGATTCTGTATGAAGGCCTTCATAAAATCCCAGCGCCTTTTTCCGCGACGACGGTGGCCATAGGAACCTTCGATGGGGTTCATGTGGGACATCAGGCCATCATTCGAACGGCCGTCGAGAATGCCCATACACATGGTCGGCCAGCGCTCGTCTTCACCTTCGACCGCCATCCGGCAGAGCTGTTGCGTCCCACGGAGGCGCCGCCCTACATCACGACCCCAAATCAGCGCAACCGGCTTATCGAGCAGTTGGGGGTAGATATTTTGGTGATCGCCCATTTTGATACGGCATTGGCCAATCTCAGCCACGAGGAGTTCGTGGATCGCATTTTGGTAGGTTTGTGCGGTGCGAAAGCGATTGTAGAGGGACGCGATTTCTGTTTCGGCAAGGGGCGTGCAGGAAACCTGGCCTATCTTTTGGGAGTACAAGCCCGCTACGGTTTTGAGGTGCATGCAGTAGACCCGGTGATCGTGAACGGGGTACCGGCCAGCAGCACCCGCGCGCGGGAGTGCCTGCGTTCGGGTGATATAGCGGAAGCTGAGGCCGTGTTGGGGCACCCGTTTTGGCTGGAGGGGAGGGTTGTGCAGGGGCAGAGGCTCGGCAGAAAGTTAGGTTATCCCACGGCGAATCTGGAGCCAACTTATCGGCAAGTGGTTCCTGCCGATGGCATCTACGCGGTGTGGGTGTCGCAGGACGGTGGTCTTTGGCCCGGCGTGTGCAGCATTGGAGAGCGCCCGACAATAGAGGGCGCTGGACGCGCAATAGAGGTTTACCTGTTCGATTTTGAGGGCGATCTCTACGATCGGATTTTGGAGGTTCGCTTTGTGCAGCGCCTACGTGGCGAGGAGCGCTTCGACTCGCTAGAGGCCCTGCAGTCGCAGATGGCCTGCGACGTGGCCGCAGCCCGCCAGGTTTTGATGGGGATGCCCAATCCCTCTTCGGCCTCTTAG
- a CDS encoding phosphoesterase family protein, whose protein sequence is MNKRVLAGLTGLLAGGTICFFGFSWPGSQRAQRATFALEDYRAPAGDRPALRNPNGTSILPNGRLITPIGQTALVAPHPYGLCLRSDGDLLVASCSGTGPFTLEIFERPQTSLAIHHTVPVQDAFMGLAFSPDGDWLYAAGGDRGNILRYNLRTQQLASSWNLDGPTDGHEWRHSYAGDIALSPNGRYLYVVDQANFRLVVMDVATGKALHSVPTGRYPFGLALTPKGDRLWVVNVGMFAYSPIPEAANGHRGLPFPPFAFGSKAARDGVKIEGRFIPGLGNPNVPESFSVWGFDVSNPPTAHVVQKIKTGWLVGQMTPQGFPAVGGSAPSAVVTTENRIFVSNANNDMVQAFDVSNGKRLWSTLITLTPATARWRGVMPFGLALSPDENRLYVAETGINAVGILDAHTGRVLGHLPVAWWPAKLQISGDGKTLFVACSKGFGSGPNAGPNFHEGPEGTYVGNLLQGVIERISLPPDSELTAYTHRVLENNGLLPHTSPEATALPSLTQLRSHIKYVVMIVKENRTFDEVFGALPNVNGLQELARFGAPTRYGPYPDVIVMPNHLALARRFALSDNFYTDGDVSADGHRWLVGVYPNPWMATNYVQAYGGHSTFGLDEVGRRALFGSNASLAPEDYLEAGSIWDNLARHHVPFRNYGEGFEFAGVEEDAGEKPTGAIETVNIPMPAPLFANTCRTYPQFNLNIPDQYRVDQFLADWKANGFDDPARMPRFLYFHLPNDHGAEPRPKDGYPFHASYQADNDDALGRLIAFFSRTPYWKQMAIFVTEDDSQSGVDHVDAHRSICLVISPWVKPGYVSHQHTSIASILKTEEELLGLPPLNLYDALATDLRDCFGNTPNVRPYTPIPVDKRIFDPARAKDPKDPTTANEPPGPAMDDPEYIMRSLARQSHTRER, encoded by the coding sequence ATGAATAAAAGGGTGCTTGCAGGGCTAACAGGACTGTTAGCGGGTGGGACGATCTGCTTTTTTGGATTTTCATGGCCCGGATCACAGAGAGCACAAAGAGCCACTTTTGCTCTGGAGGACTATAGGGCGCCCGCGGGGGACCGCCCAGCCCTTCGTAACCCAAACGGAACCTCGATCTTGCCTAACGGCCGCCTCATAACCCCCATAGGGCAAACGGCTCTCGTTGCTCCACACCCCTACGGGCTTTGCCTCCGCTCCGATGGAGATCTCCTGGTTGCCTCCTGCAGCGGCACAGGACCTTTCACGCTCGAAATCTTTGAACGGCCTCAAACGAGCCTTGCGATACATCATACCGTCCCTGTCCAAGATGCTTTTATGGGCTTGGCCTTCAGCCCAGACGGCGACTGGCTCTACGCGGCCGGCGGAGATAGGGGAAACATCCTCCGATACAACCTTCGCACACAACAGCTGGCGTCGAGCTGGAATCTTGACGGCCCCACAGATGGACATGAGTGGCGGCATAGCTATGCCGGTGACATAGCCCTGAGTCCAAACGGCCGCTATCTTTACGTGGTAGACCAGGCCAACTTTCGTCTCGTGGTGATGGACGTAGCGACCGGTAAGGCCCTTCATTCCGTGCCCACGGGGCGCTATCCTTTTGGATTGGCCCTTACCCCAAAAGGCGATCGTCTCTGGGTGGTAAACGTAGGTATGTTTGCCTATAGTCCCATCCCCGAAGCCGCCAATGGACATCGCGGCCTGCCTTTTCCACCCTTCGCTTTCGGCTCGAAAGCGGCGCGCGATGGCGTCAAGATAGAGGGACGTTTTATACCGGGGCTTGGCAACCCCAATGTGCCTGAAAGCTTCAGCGTTTGGGGTTTCGATGTGTCTAATCCTCCGACCGCTCATGTGGTCCAAAAAATAAAGACGGGCTGGCTTGTCGGACAAATGACCCCACAAGGCTTCCCTGCTGTGGGCGGCAGCGCCCCGAGCGCGGTGGTGACCACCGAAAATCGCATCTTCGTCTCTAATGCCAACAACGATATGGTGCAGGCGTTCGATGTCTCTAACGGCAAACGGCTCTGGTCTACGCTTATTACGCTTACGCCAGCTACAGCTCGATGGCGCGGCGTAATGCCCTTTGGTCTCGCGCTCTCTCCAGATGAGAATCGGCTCTACGTGGCCGAAACGGGAATCAACGCGGTGGGTATTCTCGATGCCCACACAGGGCGGGTGCTTGGCCATCTCCCCGTGGCCTGGTGGCCGGCGAAACTGCAGATCTCTGGAGATGGCAAAACGCTTTTTGTGGCCTGCTCAAAAGGCTTTGGCTCCGGCCCGAACGCTGGTCCTAACTTTCATGAGGGCCCAGAGGGAACTTATGTGGGCAATCTGTTGCAAGGAGTCATCGAGCGCATCTCACTCCCACCCGACTCTGAACTAACGGCCTATACCCATCGTGTTCTCGAGAACAATGGCCTGTTGCCTCACACATCACCGGAAGCCACCGCTCTCCCCTCGCTTACGCAGCTACGTAGCCACATCAAGTATGTGGTGATGATTGTAAAAGAGAATCGCACTTTCGATGAGGTTTTCGGGGCGCTTCCCAACGTTAACGGCCTCCAAGAGCTGGCTCGTTTTGGAGCTCCGACGCGCTACGGCCCTTATCCTGACGTGATTGTCATGCCAAACCATCTCGCCCTCGCACGGCGCTTCGCTCTTTCAGATAACTTTTACACGGACGGCGATGTCTCCGCCGACGGACATCGCTGGCTCGTAGGCGTCTATCCTAACCCCTGGATGGCCACTAACTACGTGCAAGCCTATGGGGGGCACAGCACGTTTGGGCTGGACGAGGTTGGCCGACGTGCTCTTTTTGGAAGCAACGCCTCGTTGGCTCCAGAAGACTACTTGGAGGCCGGCAGCATTTGGGACAACTTAGCGCGTCATCATGTGCCCTTCCGCAACTACGGAGAGGGATTTGAGTTTGCCGGTGTCGAGGAAGACGCTGGGGAAAAGCCCACAGGGGCCATCGAGACCGTCAACATTCCCATGCCCGCTCCCCTCTTTGCCAACACGTGTCGCACCTACCCGCAGTTTAACCTCAACATTCCCGACCAGTACCGTGTTGATCAGTTTTTGGCGGATTGGAAGGCCAATGGCTTTGACGACCCTGCCCGCATGCCTCGTTTCCTCTACTTCCACCTGCCAAACGACCACGGCGCCGAGCCTCGTCCGAAGGATGGCTATCCTTTCCACGCCTCTTATCAGGCGGATAACGATGACGCTTTGGGTCGCCTCATCGCCTTCTTTTCCCGAACCCCCTATTGGAAACAGATGGCCATCTTCGTTACCGAAGACGACTCGCAGAGCGGGGTAGATCATGTGGACGCCCATCGCTCCATCTGTCTGGTGATCAGCCCTTGGGTGAAACCTGGCTACGTCTCGCATCAGCACACTAGCATCGCCAGCATCCTGAAAACGGAGGAGGAGCTTTTGGGATTACCCCCCCTCAATCTCTACGACGCCCTTGCCACGGACCTTAGAGACTGTTTTGGGAACACTCCAAACGTTCGCCCCTATACTCCTATCCCCGTGGACAAGCGCATCTTCGATCCGGCGCGGGCGAAAGATCCCAAAGATCCAACCACAGCGAACGAACCGCCCGGCCCTGCTATGGACGACCCAGAGTACATCATGCGTTCTCTCGCCCGTCAATCGCACACAAGGGAAAGATAG
- a CDS encoding DUF1559 domain-containing protein, whose product MNFRNRAFTLIELLVVIAIIAILAAILFPVFAQAREDARKASCVSNLKQLATGVLMYTQDYDETFPCVTGNGYPPQPGIPFGTDTWVYNDIVVIIQPYVKNFDVFFCPDRQRLVPASGDFCNPGTGTQHVWGYGYNWSSGYGPHDNPHSLWFQGDGCVLPDTGSNTLPGRSLAAVNFPAQFIFLGDTGDTPRQTLYTAVFDPRCNPSSGWNSDLPTGARHQGGNDFAFSDGHVKWFKVNLTYVDPYNVGVTTPAVVPNRYWFSATWDGVSHSP is encoded by the coding sequence ATGAATTTCAGGAACCGAGCGTTTACGCTCATTGAGCTGCTTGTGGTTATCGCTATTATAGCGATACTTGCAGCTATTCTGTTTCCCGTCTTCGCCCAAGCTCGCGAGGACGCCCGTAAAGCCTCTTGCGTCTCTAATCTCAAACAACTCGCCACAGGCGTTCTAATGTACACCCAAGACTACGACGAGACCTTCCCCTGTGTCACCGGCAACGGCTATCCGCCTCAGCCCGGTATTCCCTTTGGAACCGACACCTGGGTCTACAACGACATTGTGGTGATCATTCAGCCCTACGTGAAGAACTTCGATGTCTTCTTCTGTCCCGACCGTCAACGGCTTGTGCCGGCCAGTGGGGACTTCTGCAATCCGGGCACAGGCACCCAGCATGTTTGGGGCTACGGCTACAACTGGAGCAGCGGCTATGGGCCTCATGATAATCCGCATAGCCTTTGGTTTCAAGGCGACGGCTGTGTTCTGCCCGATACAGGTTCCAATACATTGCCCGGCCGCTCCCTGGCCGCCGTAAACTTCCCAGCGCAATTTATTTTCCTGGGCGATACCGGCGACACGCCCCGCCAAACGCTCTATACGGCGGTGTTCGACCCGCGATGCAACCCGTCGAGCGGCTGGAACTCCGACCTGCCTACCGGTGCACGCCATCAAGGCGGGAACGACTTCGCTTTTTCCGACGGCCACGTGAAGTGGTTCAAGGTCAACCTCACCTATGTAGACCCCTACAATGTGGGCGTCACCACCCCCGCCGTCGTGCCCAATCGTTACTGGTTTAGCGCCACTTGGGATGGCGTTTCCCATTCCCCCTAG
- a CDS encoding NAD(+)/NADH kinase, whose translation MALTSVRQVGITVHRTNHQAWQLGKELIAWLQQEAGVKVLLDEQTAKRLERPDLSCCASVWEAVDFVVTLGGDGTILSAARMAAPNGVPVLGVYMGRFGFIAESHPSTLYADLRRALAGDVRIEERMMIEAEVWRNGTCVHTNLGLNDAVVKSATSSLLNLRLQLGGAPFATYPADGLIIATSTGSTAYSLSAGGPIVAPTMGALILTPICPHTLSARPMVIPCHDVIEIHIEDSGGDVLFKMDGVDPFPIQHNDRVVVRRSQFVTKLIVLDHATFYQKVRARYLYGERLDEPDGLDPEP comes from the coding sequence GTGGCACTAACGTCTGTGCGACAGGTGGGTATCACCGTCCATCGCACAAATCACCAGGCGTGGCAGTTGGGCAAGGAGCTTATCGCCTGGCTACAGCAAGAGGCAGGCGTGAAGGTTTTGCTTGATGAGCAGACCGCGAAACGCTTGGAGCGCCCCGATCTCTCCTGTTGCGCCTCCGTTTGGGAGGCCGTGGATTTTGTGGTGACTCTTGGAGGCGACGGCACCATTCTCTCGGCAGCACGCATGGCTGCCCCCAACGGTGTGCCGGTTTTGGGGGTCTATATGGGTCGGTTCGGCTTCATCGCCGAGTCGCATCCCTCAACGCTTTATGCGGATCTGCGGCGTGCCCTCGCCGGTGACGTGCGCATCGAAGAGCGTATGATGATCGAGGCGGAGGTCTGGCGTAATGGCACATGTGTCCATACCAACCTCGGGCTTAACGATGCCGTCGTGAAAAGCGCTACCTCTAGCTTGCTGAATCTGCGCCTTCAGCTTGGCGGTGCACCTTTCGCCACCTACCCCGCCGATGGCCTGATCATCGCAACCTCTACCGGCTCTACAGCCTACTCGCTCTCCGCCGGCGGCCCCATCGTAGCCCCCACCATGGGCGCCCTCATCCTCACCCCCATCTGTCCCCATACCCTCAGCGCTCGCCCCATGGTGATCCCTTGTCACGATGTTATCGAAATTCACATCGAGGACTCCGGCGGCGACGTACTCTTCAAGATGGATGGCGTAGACCCGTTTCCCATTCAACACAACGATCGCGTGGTGGTTCGACGCTCTCAATTTGTGACAAAGCTCATCGTGCTCGATCACGCCACGTTCTATCAAAAAGTCCGCGCTCGCTATCTCTACGGTGAACGCCTCGACGAGCCCGACGGTCTCGACCCAGAGCCTTAA
- a CDS encoding DUF2092 domain-containing protein encodes MCARPPSLGLLFGLAFLLHSLCSANATPLVKGHQQASPFDPKALQLLDETLQTYKMLSSLQEETVFSAYNWMIPPGAPVHADIPDGLKPQSVARTLTLSMLKPNLFRMELKTTDTNNKVQTALWVCDGTTFWTYNSEKNYYTKHPAPSDLAGLAKLPGMDMSAPEVMMLLGQNPFANIQDRFDGARLLPPLHLEGLPPLDGVEIWQEDTTKNLIRLYISPQNHLIYRIVFETLPLSSSHDPSLVGDDVDALAIRRPVSSGDSPSTAFALVCDNKFGSSPTKEAFHFSPPRGALLFQPLNSPQDLLDYLQRNMQKTDLHHMLRGRKARIIRP; translated from the coding sequence ATGTGCGCGCGACCACCCTCTCTTGGCCTGCTTTTTGGTCTTGCTTTCCTGCTTCATAGCCTCTGTTCTGCCAACGCCACTCCCCTGGTAAAAGGCCATCAGCAGGCCTCCCCGTTCGATCCCAAGGCCCTTCAACTGCTTGACGAAACCCTCCAAACCTACAAAATGCTTTCTAGCCTGCAGGAAGAGACGGTGTTTAGCGCCTACAATTGGATGATCCCGCCTGGAGCGCCTGTGCATGCGGACATTCCGGATGGCTTAAAACCCCAGTCGGTAGCGCGCACGCTTACCCTAAGCATGCTAAAACCTAACCTGTTTCGGATGGAGCTGAAAACCACCGATACCAACAATAAAGTCCAGACAGCCCTCTGGGTTTGCGACGGCACAACGTTTTGGACCTACAACAGTGAGAAAAACTACTATACCAAACACCCGGCCCCTTCCGACCTCGCCGGTCTTGCCAAACTGCCCGGCATGGATATGAGCGCTCCCGAAGTGATGATGCTGCTTGGTCAGAACCCCTTCGCTAACATTCAAGATCGTTTTGATGGCGCTCGTTTGCTTCCGCCTCTCCATCTTGAAGGGTTGCCTCCTCTCGATGGGGTGGAGATTTGGCAGGAAGACACCACAAAAAATCTCATTCGCCTCTACATCTCTCCCCAAAACCATCTCATCTACCGCATTGTTTTTGAAACGCTGCCGCTCTCCTCTTCTCACGATCCCTCACTCGTTGGCGATGACGTGGACGCACTTGCTATTCGCCGCCCCGTCTCCTCCGGAGACAGCCCCTCAACCGCTTTTGCGCTCGTTTGCGACAATAAGTTCGGCTCTTCCCCTACCAAAGAGGCGTTCCACTTTTCCCCTCCTCGAGGGGCACTGCTCTTTCAGCCGCTGAACAGCCCACAAGACCTTTTGGACTATCTGCAACGCAATATGCAGAAAACCGATTTGCACCATATGCTGCGCGGGCGCAAGGCGCGCATCATTCGCCCTTAA
- a CDS encoding cob(I)yrinic acid a,c-diamide adenosyltransferase has protein sequence MSLRIYTRTGDSGQTGLFGGTRVDKDDLRVEAYGAVDELNAAIGLACAQWNDSEIVPLLQELQGLLLVLGGDLATPGTEATTRGRVQIERIKPQEVEYLERLIDHFEEQLPPLNTFILPGGSLAAAALHWARVVCRRAERRCVSLWHAVGEDKENGMNPTVLPFLNRLSDLLFVLARVANQREGHADIPWIRRER, from the coding sequence ATGAGTTTACGAATCTACACTCGTACCGGCGATTCTGGACAAACCGGCCTTTTTGGTGGCACACGCGTTGACAAAGATGACCTGCGCGTTGAAGCCTATGGCGCAGTAGACGAGTTGAATGCAGCCATCGGCCTTGCCTGCGCCCAGTGGAACGATTCGGAGATCGTTCCTCTCCTGCAAGAACTGCAGGGGCTGCTGCTCGTGCTTGGCGGCGATCTGGCCACTCCGGGCACAGAGGCGACCACGCGCGGGCGCGTGCAGATCGAGCGCATCAAGCCCCAAGAGGTGGAATACTTAGAACGCCTTATAGACCACTTTGAAGAGCAGCTTCCGCCGCTTAATACCTTTATTCTGCCGGGAGGCTCCCTCGCTGCTGCAGCGCTTCATTGGGCGCGCGTGGTCTGTAGACGGGCGGAACGACGGTGTGTAAGCCTATGGCACGCTGTTGGTGAGGACAAAGAGAACGGCATGAATCCCACCGTACTGCCTTTTCTTAATCGGCTGTCCGACCTTCTTTTCGTGTTGGCACGCGTGGCCAACCAGCGCGAGGGACACGCAGATATTCCCTGGATTCGTCGAGAGAGATGA
- a CDS encoding 4Fe-4S dicluster domain-containing protein, whose translation MAYVITEPCIGVKDKSCVAVCPVDCIHEGVYTEDGKVYDMLFINPDECIDCGLCEPECPVTAIFADSDVPKEWQHYIQINADFYRNK comes from the coding sequence ATGGCTTATGTAATTACCGAACCTTGCATCGGAGTGAAAGACAAATCTTGCGTGGCCGTATGCCCTGTGGACTGCATTCACGAGGGAGTCTACACGGAGGACGGTAAGGTTTACGATATGTTGTTTATTAATCCGGATGAGTGCATAGACTGCGGCCTTTGCGAGCCGGAATGCCCAGTTACGGCGATCTTTGCGGATAGCGACGTGCCCAAAGAGTGGCAACACTACATCCAGATCAACGCCGATTTCTATCGTAACAAGTAG
- a CDS encoding histidinol-phosphatase yields the protein MKERPCWHISLHGGHSGEFCDHAEGMLREMLEAAVAAGYHTFGVSEHAPRPEAFLYEEERALGWNAEKLIADFHRYMHTINTLADAFAPQLMVLRGFEAEVVPQQTYVETMRNLRIRQLENGRPAFDYMVGSVHYVYEIQIDGSPENYRKAVEECGGVVSFAKRYYAQVAEMVEALRPEVVGHLDLIRKNARAIGLSLEALETQEIRAAAEMALEAIRAYGAILDLNTAGWRKGLDTPYPAPWLVQRAHAMGIPFCFGDDSHRPAEVGMGLREARLYLLRNGVTHIMTLERSEDGSLLRRRCPL from the coding sequence ATGAAGGAACGTCCTTGCTGGCACATATCGTTGCACGGAGGACACTCCGGAGAGTTTTGCGACCACGCGGAGGGCATGCTGAGAGAGATGCTCGAGGCGGCGGTGGCAGCGGGATATCATACCTTCGGCGTGAGCGAGCATGCCCCACGTCCGGAAGCATTTCTTTACGAGGAGGAGCGCGCCCTTGGATGGAATGCGGAAAAGCTGATCGCCGACTTCCATCGCTACATGCACACGATCAACACCCTGGCAGATGCGTTTGCACCACAACTCATGGTGTTGCGCGGCTTTGAAGCGGAGGTCGTGCCACAGCAGACGTATGTAGAGACCATGCGGAACCTGCGTATCCGGCAGCTTGAAAATGGAAGACCTGCTTTCGACTACATGGTCGGCTCCGTTCACTATGTTTATGAGATTCAGATAGATGGGTCTCCAGAAAACTATCGAAAAGCTGTGGAGGAGTGCGGTGGGGTGGTATCTTTCGCGAAACGTTACTATGCGCAGGTTGCTGAGATGGTGGAGGCCCTACGACCGGAGGTCGTAGGGCATCTTGACCTGATCCGAAAAAACGCAAGGGCTATTGGTCTGTCGCTAGAGGCCCTGGAGACGCAAGAGATAAGAGCGGCCGCGGAGATGGCTTTGGAGGCCATCCGAGCCTACGGCGCGATTCTCGATCTCAACACGGCCGGCTGGCGAAAGGGATTAGACACTCCTTACCCGGCCCCCTGGCTCGTGCAACGCGCCCATGCGATGGGCATCCCTTTCTGCTTCGGCGACGACAGCCACCGGCCCGCAGAGGTGGGAATGGGTTTGAGAGAGGCACGCCTTTACCTTTTGCGCAACGGCGTTACGCACATTATGACGCTGGAGCGCTCGGAAGATGGCTCTCTTCTCCGCCGTCGCTGCCCCCTTTAA
- a CDS encoding DedA family protein, whose product MFTHLLTTVSLWIESVIARGGYGGIVLLMALESACIPLPSEVIMPFAGALTLEWIAAQNHRPTLNLFLVALAGAIGCVLGSALAYGIGATGGREVAFRYGRYVLLRRRDLERAERWFAHQGAIVVFVSRLLPVVRTFISLPAGVARMPFISFLVLTFLGSLPWCLALAWLGVLVGGNLERIKTVFHGADALIVAILLVLLLFWIRHHLQGEEA is encoded by the coding sequence GTGTTCACCCATCTGTTAACTACTGTGAGCCTTTGGATCGAATCGGTCATCGCTCGTGGAGGCTATGGGGGCATTGTGTTACTTATGGCTCTTGAGAGCGCCTGCATCCCATTGCCAAGCGAGGTGATCATGCCGTTTGCTGGGGCCTTGACCCTAGAATGGATCGCCGCCCAAAACCATCGCCCCACGCTTAACCTTTTCCTCGTTGCCCTGGCTGGAGCCATTGGATGCGTGCTGGGCTCCGCCTTGGCCTACGGCATAGGGGCAACCGGCGGACGTGAGGTGGCCTTCCGCTATGGGCGCTACGTGTTGCTGAGACGGCGCGACCTGGAGCGCGCAGAACGATGGTTCGCCCATCAAGGCGCCATTGTGGTCTTCGTCTCTCGTCTTTTGCCGGTTGTGCGCACCTTCATTTCGCTGCCGGCAGGCGTAGCCCGCATGCCATTCATTTCCTTCCTCGTTCTCACCTTTCTCGGCTCGCTGCCCTGGTGCCTTGCCCTAGCCTGGCTCGGCGTTCTCGTCGGCGGCAACTTAGAGCGCATTAAAACGGTTTTTCACGGTGCCGACGCGCTTATAGTAGCTATTCTGTTGGTGCTCCTCCTATTTTGGATACGTCATCACCTGCAAGGAGAAGAAGCATGA
- a CDS encoding glycosyltransferase, with amino-acid sequence MSNQAAPHSQVNVQDTGLQQPRTWRIGMFSESFAPVRNGVTISLLTLTQELRAQGHYVCIFAPAHSQQPPDEPDVMRFPSFVSIFNRGYPLAYPFWPRIVLSSQFADLRLDIVHTHTPFVLGLTGARLALSHHVPLVSTFHTLYWQYAHYMPFLPEGVTNTLLDLYLPWYYNHCSCIICPSKVTENALRSIGVNRPITIIPTGIPLPPEAQLQGEAVQRARQRLEVPENTSLLLYVGRLASEKNVMWLLEVFQRVHAAYPNAVLAFVGEGPLQPSLIARAQELGLAEFVRFPGPIPRNELDAIYAAADVFCFPSSTETQGLVVGEARAAGLPSVVVNAGGAPETVSEGEDGFVVPVGDAEAFADRALRLLTDRALAERMRRAARRNASRYTPSQMAQKVLEVYAEARRLSPPPRMPEPEVMPHGPDWEAQEALYEDASGNASTPTSKGEPMDITSHP; translated from the coding sequence ATGTCAAATCAAGCTGCACCTCATTCTCAAGTAAACGTTCAAGATACAGGCTTGCAACAGCCGCGCACGTGGCGGATCGGCATGTTCTCCGAGAGCTTTGCGCCCGTGCGCAACGGAGTTACGATCTCCTTGCTGACCCTCACCCAAGAGCTTCGTGCTCAAGGCCACTATGTCTGCATTTTCGCTCCCGCTCATAGCCAGCAACCTCCTGACGAGCCGGATGTGATGCGCTTTCCCTCGTTCGTCTCCATCTTCAATCGAGGCTATCCTCTGGCCTACCCTTTCTGGCCGCGCATTGTGCTCTCTAGCCAGTTTGCCGATCTTCGGCTCGACATCGTCCATACCCACACCCCCTTTGTGCTAGGGCTTACCGGAGCGCGTCTTGCCCTAAGCCATCATGTGCCGCTTGTCAGCACGTTTCATACCCTCTATTGGCAGTACGCACACTACATGCCCTTCCTACCAGAAGGGGTTACCAATACGCTTCTCGACCTCTATCTGCCCTGGTATTATAACCACTGTAGTTGCATTATCTGCCCATCAAAGGTCACCGAAAACGCCTTGCGGAGCATTGGGGTCAACCGACCGATCACTATCATTCCCACCGGCATCCCCTTGCCACCGGAAGCGCAGCTGCAGGGTGAGGCCGTACAACGGGCACGTCAGAGGCTTGAGGTTCCCGAGAACACCTCCCTTTTGCTCTATGTGGGGCGTTTGGCGTCTGAAAAGAATGTGATGTGGTTACTGGAGGTCTTTCAACGGGTTCATGCGGCCTACCCGAATGCCGTGCTCGCCTTCGTTGGCGAAGGGCCTTTACAACCTTCTCTCATAGCCCGAGCGCAAGAGCTAGGCCTTGCCGAATTTGTGCGGTTTCCCGGCCCCATTCCGCGAAACGAGCTAGACGCCATCTATGCTGCTGCCGATGTGTTCTGCTTCCCTTCGAGCACAGAGACGCAAGGGCTAGTAGTAGGCGAGGCAAGGGCAGCTGGGTTACCCAGCGTGGTGGTAAATGCTGGAGGAGCACCGGAGACCGTGAGTGAGGGTGAGGATGGATTTGTGGTACCCGTAGGGGATGCTGAGGCCTTCGCCGATAGGGCGTTGCGTCTTCTGACCGATAGAGCGCTTGCCGAACGGATGCGTCGTGCGGCGCGACGCAATGCGTCGCGCTATACTCCTTCCCAAATGGCTCAGAAAGTGCTCGAAGTCTATGCCGAGGCGCGTAGACTATCACCACCGCCACGCATGCCGGAACCGGAGGTCATGCCACATGGGCCGGATTGGGAGGCTCAGGAGGCTCTTTATGAAGATGCTTCGGGAAACGCATCCACGCCAACCTCAAAGGGAGAGCCTATGGATATAACCTCTCATCCGTAA